CAAACAATAAACTTCATTTGGATTTCTCTACAGGGAAAAAGGAGGAGTACCCTCTAAGGCATTTTGATTTGCAGTTGCAGCTCAAATATGACCAAAATGTCCAAAACCTGCTTGTAGCTCACCACCAACCTTGTCCCTCTACTTTCTATGTCAAAACTCTTTTTCTAAAATCTGTTAACAATGTTATCAATGAGGCAGTTTCTTCTATGTTTTCGAGTTTTCAGTTCCTTGAACAATTGAAGATCATTGAATGTGATGGGTTACAAAGTTTGCATATCGAGTCCAGTCCAAAGCTACTCAGCTTAACCATCTTGGACTGTCAGCACCTAAATTCTCTCCACCTCAGAACCTCTAAACTTCAATCATTTCATTATCGAGGTTTCCTCCCTCGGATTTGGCCAGAACATCATTTCAACCTGGCAGATTCCATGCTTGATTTCAGATTCGGCCCCAGCTACACCGGTTTCAGCAGTAGCGACTTTGATCCATTGTTGTTAACCATAAAAAATGCTCAGGTTCTTAAAGTATGCAGATGGACTTTTCAGGTTTGTTCTAGTAGCTTTTGTACTTCCTAGTAGTTCTGGCTTCAAAATTCTGAGTTAAGATATATTGTAATTTAGACTTTAGAGTACAAAATTGAGTTCCAATCTTTTTGCAGACACTGATCTGGCCATCGATTTCGCCTCTACAAGCAAAGTTCATGTTTTATAAGGTGAAAGAGTTATGGTGGATTGATAATGAGGAGGAATGTTACAACAGTGATGCCTTGATTTCCTTTCTAAAACTGTGTCCTGTTTTGGAAAGACTGTTTGTAACTGTAAGTTCCGCTGTTTTTATTACTCTAACACTGCTGTAAAGTAAATAAGTTCCTCATTATGTAGTTTTTGACTTTTTGTACATTTTCAACTATGTGCAGAATGATCCTGAAAGCTACTGCATAACAAGCACAGCTCCAACCTCAAAGATAGTCAAAAGCCATACAAAATTTGGTCGTCTCGAAGTGATTAAGATGGTAGAGCATGTCAATGACTTGGGTACACAACATGTTCATTATATGGGCCTATAGATGGCTTTGAATTTGTCTTCCTCATGGTTTTGATGAGTCTGTAAATATAAATTTATGTCAAGGTTTGCTGATCGGTTAGTGTACCAATCACATAGGGCTATTTCACTTTTAGTATAACTTTTGCTCTTCACATTTTGCTCATACGTTTGTTCAATCAATCACACTAAAATGATAACAGTTCAACCAGAGCTAAAAGATAACGGAACAAACAAGATAACAGTTCAATCACATTTTGAAAACCGAAATAAGAAGAAACAGATGCAAACACTCACAACAAAAGTTTCTAGCTAACATCAACTGAACAACTGCAAATTCCTAGAAGTCATTGTGGGGAAGCGGTTCATGAGCTCCATCACCAATGAACAGGTTGTCATAGACAAGAGCAGCAATTGCTGCACCGATCATCGGACCAGCCCAGTAGACCCAGTGGTGA
Above is a window of Fragaria vesca subsp. vesca linkage group LG7, FraVesHawaii_1.0, whole genome shotgun sequence DNA encoding:
- the LOC101305023 gene encoding F-box protein At2g39490-like, with product MMEEKRDDLFGRLPNEIICHIISFLPSESALETSLISSRWRGLWNTSLVQRVAIDEVPDAVSEFISHFDKLNPLRHPRRLKLYFGEGKKEEYPLRHFDLQLQLKYDQNVQNLLVAHHQPCPSTFYVKTLFLKSVNNVINEAVSSMFSSFQFLEQLKIIECDGLQSLHIESSPKLLSLTILDCQHLNSLHLRTSKLQSFHYRGFLPRIWPEHHFNLADSMLDFRFGPSYTGFSSSDFDPLLLTIKNAQVLKVCRWTFQTLIWPSISPLQAKFMFYKVKELWWIDNEEECYNSDALISFLKLCPVLERLFVTNDPESYCITSTAPTSKIVKSHTKFGRLEVIKMVEHVNDLGTQHVHYMGL